DNA sequence from the Alkaliphilus metalliredigens QYMF genome:
TACTTCCTTATAAATTTTATTTGTTAAGCTATCTACTTTATACTGACTTACTATATTTTACGTTAGTATATATCAGCATCCTTCCTTTTTTTCCTTCATAGGTCTATGCTTATTGTATTTTTCAAAAAAAATAGAGACCCCAGAAAATAGTTCTGAGGTCCTATAGGTTAACTAATACTTATTTTTCTATACTAATCTCCCTCGTCTCTTCATCATACTCAACTTTATCGCCCAGTAAGCACTAACCCCGTCCCCTTGCTTCGCTACTCCATTTTTCACCTTAAAATCTTAGACTACAAATCATTTCCTTCACCCTTTGCGAAGGAACTGTATCATACTCCTCCTGCAGGGTTTTTTCCAGCCATTGATAGTGGTTAAAGGCTGCTATATTGTTTTTTGTTTCTTGATATATTTCCATAAGCATGTAATTAAGGTTTTCGTCAAAGGGGACTAGCCTTGTGATGGCTTTTAAAAGTCTTATGGTTTCCTCTTTGTAACCTTTATTTCTATAGATCTTCATGATTTCTTTTAGGATTATCAACAGAGCTTCCCGCAGCTGTTGGTCTTTTTCCATGCTCCATAGATAGCCCTCTTCTGCTAAAAATCCTCCTCCAAACAATATACTGGCCTTCTCTACTGAGGCATAGGTAGAGGGATCATCTTTTTTATAGCTGGATAATGCCTCTGCCACCTGAAAATAATCGCATTCTCCTTCTGTTACTAGAAGACAGTAACCGTTGTTGCTATAATCTAGCTTCACTACATTTTTTAGTGGGGAAAAGAGGTTTCTTATCTTGCATATGGATGTTTGTAAGATCTGCAATGCTTTTTCCCGTTCATACTCTGGCCACAGATTTTCCATGATCTTTTCCTTATGGACATAACTGCCATGATGCATCAGAAGGTAGGCAAAAAGTTCCTTTGCCTTTGTTCTCTGCCATTTTACTGGAGTCTCTCCAAGGGTAACCATCAACTTATCAAAGACTTTGATTTTTACATTTTTTGATGTCTTTTGACTTTTGATACTTATTTCATTTTTTATTTTTTCCACCATACGGTTAAAGCGTTCACCCTTGATAGGCTTTAGAATATAGTCTATGGCGTTTAAATCAAATGCTTGGACTGCATATTGATTGTAGCTGGTGATAAAGACAATTATCATGGCAGAATTCACCTCTAATAGTTTTTCTGCTAGAGTAATCCCATCCATCTCTGGTAGCTCAATGTCAATAAATGCCACCTGAGGATTAGTAAGCTTGGCCTCCTCTAATGCCTTCAAAGGATTTTGATATCTTCCTGCAACATGAAAATACCCAGTTTTATCAATCAGTTCACTTGTTTCTTCTAGGTTATACCATTCATCGTCTATAACTATTGCTCTAATCATATATCCTCAACTCCATTAATAAGTATCATAATTTATTATAGCAAAGCCCTCTGACAGGATTCTGACAAATCAGTTGGTGGATTTTCTGTATGAAAAGGGATAGAAAATTTTACTGAGGTACCTTCTCCCTTTCTACTTTCTATCTTTAAGCCTTTTTTATAGTATTTTATGAGTCTTTTATGAA
Encoded proteins:
- a CDS encoding response regulator, whose amino-acid sequence is MIRAIVIDDEWYNLEETSELIDKTGYFHVAGRYQNPLKALEEAKLTNPQVAFIDIELPEMDGITLAEKLLEVNSAMIIVFITSYNQYAVQAFDLNAIDYILKPIKGERFNRMVEKIKNEISIKSQKTSKNVKIKVFDKLMVTLGETPVKWQRTKAKELFAYLLMHHGSYVHKEKIMENLWPEYEREKALQILQTSICKIRNLFSPLKNVVKLDYSNNGYCLLVTEGECDYFQVAEALSSYKKDDPSTYASVEKASILFGGGFLAEEGYLWSMEKDQQLREALLIILKEIMKIYRNKGYKEETIRLLKAITRLVPFDENLNYMLMEIYQETKNNIAAFNHYQWLEKTLQEEYDTVPSQRVKEMICSLRF